In a single window of the Micromonospora inositola genome:
- a CDS encoding response regulator transcription factor — protein MTEPIRLLLADDQALVRGALAALLSLEPDLTVVAEVGRGDEVVPEARRTTPDVALLDVEMPGLDGIAATTALRAAVPGCRVLVVTTFDRPGYLRRAMEAGANGFVVKDTPARQLADAVRRVHAGLRVVDPTLAAETLATGASPLTERETEVLRTARGGGTVAQLAAVLHLSEGTVRNHLSAAIGKTGARNRADAVRVAEENGWLLGE, from the coding sequence GTGACCGAGCCGATCCGGCTGCTGCTCGCCGACGACCAGGCGCTGGTCCGGGGCGCGCTGGCCGCGTTGCTCTCGCTGGAGCCGGACCTCACTGTGGTCGCGGAGGTGGGGCGGGGCGACGAGGTGGTCCCCGAGGCCCGCCGTACCACGCCCGACGTGGCCCTGCTCGACGTGGAGATGCCCGGCCTGGACGGGATCGCCGCGACCACCGCGCTGCGCGCCGCCGTGCCCGGCTGCCGGGTGCTGGTGGTGACCACCTTCGACCGTCCCGGCTACCTGCGGCGGGCGATGGAGGCCGGCGCGAACGGCTTCGTGGTGAAGGACACCCCGGCCCGGCAGCTCGCCGACGCGGTCCGCCGGGTGCACGCCGGGCTGCGGGTGGTCGATCCCACCCTGGCGGCGGAGACCCTGGCCACCGGGGCCAGTCCGCTGACCGAGCGAGAGACCGAGGTGCTGCGGACGGCCCGCGGCGGCGGCACGGTGGCCCAGCTCGCCGCCGTGCTGCACCTGTCCGAGGGGACGGTGCGCAACCACCTCTCCGCGGCGATCGGCAAGACCGGCGCCCGGAACCGGGCCGACGCGGTGCGCGTCGCCGAGGAGAACGGCTGGCTGCTCGGCGAGTGA
- a CDS encoding alpha-amylase, with amino-acid sequence MHRRRCRSAVLALGMIASLLVPTAVAAPPAAAAPSGTRKVIAQLFEWNCPSVASECTTVLGPQGYGYVQVSPPQEHVKGNQWWVAYQPVSYRIESRKGTRAQFQSMVNTCHAAGVKVVVDAVINHMSGQDNGGTGWAGSSYGHYDYPGIYQTQDFHHCGRNGGDDIVNYNDRYEVQNCELVNLSDLRTESDYVRSKIAGYLNDLLSLGVDGFRLDASKHMPAADIAAIKGKLSRSAYVVQEVIYGAGEPIQPTEYTGNGDVHEFRYGKDLARMFNSERLAYLKNFGAAWGYLPTGSAAVFVDNHDTQRDGGVLTYKNGGSYALANAFMLAWPYGSPTVMSSFTFSNKDQGPPSDANNKTLNTTCYSGWQCEHRWRVIANMVAFNNATQGAAVANWYDNGYQHIAFSRAGKGYLTINDEDFAITGRSYYTGLPAGRYCDVIHGDFSNGSCSGPVITVDGNGWFAANINAHDAVAVHIGAKLP; translated from the coding sequence ATGCATCGACGCCGATGCCGCTCGGCGGTCCTCGCCCTCGGCATGATCGCCAGCCTGCTCGTACCGACCGCAGTGGCGGCTCCCCCGGCTGCCGCGGCCCCGTCGGGCACCAGGAAGGTCATCGCCCAGCTCTTCGAGTGGAACTGCCCCTCGGTGGCCAGCGAGTGCACCACCGTGCTCGGCCCCCAGGGTTACGGCTACGTCCAGGTCTCGCCGCCGCAGGAGCACGTCAAGGGCAACCAGTGGTGGGTGGCCTACCAGCCGGTCAGCTACCGGATCGAGTCCCGCAAGGGCACCCGGGCGCAGTTCCAGTCCATGGTGAACACCTGCCACGCCGCCGGCGTGAAGGTGGTCGTCGACGCCGTCATCAACCACATGTCCGGCCAGGACAACGGCGGCACGGGCTGGGCCGGCTCGTCGTACGGGCACTATGACTACCCGGGCATCTACCAGACCCAGGACTTCCACCACTGCGGCCGCAACGGCGGCGACGACATCGTCAACTACAACGACCGGTACGAGGTGCAGAACTGCGAGCTGGTCAACCTGTCGGACCTCAGGACGGAGTCGGACTACGTCCGGTCAAAGATCGCGGGGTACCTCAACGACCTGCTCTCGCTCGGCGTGGACGGGTTCCGGCTGGACGCCAGCAAGCACATGCCGGCCGCCGACATCGCCGCCATCAAGGGCAAGCTCTCCCGCTCGGCGTACGTCGTGCAGGAGGTGATCTACGGCGCCGGGGAGCCGATCCAGCCGACCGAGTACACCGGCAACGGCGACGTGCACGAGTTCCGGTACGGCAAGGACCTCGCCCGGATGTTCAACAGCGAACGGCTGGCGTACCTGAAGAACTTCGGTGCGGCGTGGGGCTACCTGCCCACCGGCTCGGCCGCGGTCTTCGTGGACAACCACGACACCCAGCGCGACGGCGGGGTGCTGACCTACAAGAACGGCGGCAGCTACGCGCTCGCGAACGCGTTCATGCTGGCCTGGCCGTACGGGTCGCCGACGGTGATGTCGAGCTTCACCTTCAGCAACAAGGACCAGGGGCCGCCCTCGGACGCCAACAACAAGACGCTCAACACCACCTGCTACTCGGGCTGGCAGTGCGAGCACCGCTGGCGGGTCATCGCCAACATGGTGGCGTTCAACAACGCCACCCAGGGCGCCGCGGTGGCCAACTGGTACGACAACGGCTACCAGCACATCGCGTTCAGCCGGGCCGGCAAGGGCTACCTGACCATCAACGACGAGGACTTCGCCATCACCGGCCGCTCCTACTACACGGGGCTGCCCGCCGGCCGGTACTGCGACGTCATCCACGGCGACTTCAGCAACGGCTCGTGCAGCGGGCCGGTGATCACGGTGGACGGCAACGGCTGGTTCGCGGCGAACATCAACGCCCATGACGCGGTCGCCGTCCACATCGGCGCGAAGCTGCCCTGA
- a CDS encoding ferric reductase-like transmembrane domain-containing protein has translation MARAEQNEKAATVRTTSTSRGARTRSKSAMVALTLSALALAWAGVELAGAGTMMYAYGFFFTEFFAGVVALVSLSLTVMMGLLATDRLVLLIRHRVLLQSAHRATGILGVAGLVVHVITKISIGRAGPTDAVVPFIGGRGLYVGLGTVASFLMVSVLWTGLIRVRFAGVGPKWLWRALHSMAYVSWPFALIHGLNAGRPAKSWVVVSYLACVLLVVAALLVRVSVHLGRRSREQHRAAALNQAMAGRPAEESRRLFAGLVRRRSAEEEQSRAGRGREGGWAETTATSWTAPAGTARRRDPDRFAVPVVPEPGSLREPVRAATRRRREEELAPAAVRRGEVPAARRRDDERPARRRAAEPEPASRGRAGERSDRRYRDEEEVASRRSRAEVDARYSAPPRRAVAPEEPWDSPRRWESSERPVSAEPSSAGPISAGPVSAGPISAAPRSGGGRHSVEDEVPEEPDYWRPPARYVPDDLPVDDTPTLVDLASRRALRASGESRSSRRRRASAEAVDGAYWAGLRGEAR, from the coding sequence ATGGCCCGGGCAGAGCAGAACGAGAAGGCGGCGACCGTCCGGACCACCAGCACCAGTCGAGGTGCCCGGACCCGGTCGAAGTCCGCGATGGTCGCGCTGACCCTGTCCGCGCTCGCCCTCGCCTGGGCCGGCGTCGAGCTGGCCGGCGCGGGCACCATGATGTACGCGTACGGCTTCTTCTTCACCGAGTTCTTCGCCGGGGTGGTCGCCCTGGTCTCGCTCAGCCTCACCGTGATGATGGGGCTGCTCGCCACCGACCGGCTGGTGCTGCTGATCCGGCACCGGGTGCTGCTCCAGTCCGCGCACCGGGCCACCGGCATCCTCGGCGTGGCCGGGCTGGTCGTCCACGTCATCACCAAGATCTCGATCGGCCGGGCCGGGCCGACCGACGCCGTGGTGCCGTTCATCGGCGGCCGGGGGCTCTACGTCGGACTCGGCACGGTGGCCTCCTTCCTCATGGTCAGCGTGCTCTGGACCGGCCTGATCCGGGTCCGCTTCGCCGGCGTCGGTCCGAAGTGGCTCTGGCGGGCGCTGCACTCCATGGCGTACGTCTCCTGGCCGTTCGCCCTGATCCACGGCCTCAACGCCGGGCGACCGGCGAAGTCCTGGGTGGTGGTGAGCTACCTCGCCTGCGTGCTGCTGGTGGTGGCGGCGCTGCTGGTCCGCGTCTCCGTCCACCTCGGCAGGCGCAGCCGGGAGCAGCACCGGGCCGCCGCGCTGAACCAGGCGATGGCCGGCAGGCCGGCCGAGGAGAGCCGGAGACTCTTCGCCGGCCTGGTCCGCCGGCGCTCCGCCGAGGAGGAGCAGAGCCGCGCCGGCCGGGGCCGGGAGGGCGGCTGGGCGGAGACCACCGCGACCTCGTGGACCGCGCCGGCCGGCACCGCCCGCCGCCGCGACCCCGACCGGTTCGCCGTGCCGGTGGTGCCCGAGCCCGGCTCGCTGCGGGAGCCCGTCCGGGCGGCGACCCGGCGCCGGCGCGAGGAGGAGCTGGCGCCGGCCGCGGTACGGCGGGGCGAGGTCCCGGCGGCCCGCCGCCGGGACGACGAACGGCCGGCCCGGCGACGCGCCGCCGAGCCGGAGCCCGCCAGCCGGGGCCGGGCGGGCGAGCGGTCCGACCGCCGGTACCGGGACGAGGAAGAGGTTGCCTCCCGACGGTCCCGCGCCGAGGTGGACGCCCGCTACTCGGCGCCGCCGCGGCGGGCGGTCGCGCCGGAGGAGCCGTGGGACAGCCCGCGGCGGTGGGAGAGCAGCGAACGGCCGGTCTCCGCGGAGCCCAGCTCCGCCGGGCCGATCTCGGCCGGCCCGGTGTCGGCCGGGCCGATCTCCGCGGCGCCGCGCAGCGGCGGTGGTCGGCACAGCGTCGAGGACGAGGTGCCGGAGGAGCCGGACTACTGGCGGCCGCCGGCCCGGTACGTCCCGGACGACCTGCCGGTCGACGACACCCCCACCCTGGTCGACCTCGCCTCCCGGCGGGCGCTGCGGGCCTCCGGCGAGAGCCGGTCGTCCCGGCGGCGCCGGGCCAGCGCGGAGGCGGTCGACGGGGCGTACTGGGCCGGGCTGCGGGGTGAGGCCAGGTGA
- a CDS encoding NADH-quinone oxidoreductase subunit NuoF family protein, producing the protein MMRTTVPPVACVGEPRLTAGFAEFGRLDLLAHEEVHGPIGPMQPASLLRLAEAIDLKGKGGAGFPFARKLRAVLGSCERQSLSAVVVVNATEGEPASWKDKVLLTRAPHLILDGAALAAYALDAEEIVIGVADDDVGRPSLTEALQERRMPVPTSIVTVPHRFISGEGGALVNGINGLPHIPPGTKKRSSDSGVGGLPTLLSNAETFSQLAVAARLGPYEYAALGTDDEPGTVLLTVTGAAARPAVVECAAGTPLREILELCEVPDGPGILMGGYHGKWITPEAADRAEISRKGLTAVGGTLGAGIIVPLGRDTCPLGEAAQVVRYLAGESAGQCGPCKMGLPDLARAVDLAVSGSAPVEIVRAAAGDVKGRGACSHPDGTARFALSALEVFAEDLRLHTTGEGCGKRVTGVMGLPGAPDVNPQKLTLDWSRCDGHGLCAHVVPDFIRLDANGYPAFPPTPVPTWLREGALKAVKVCPELALRLARAE; encoded by the coding sequence GTGATGCGGACGACGGTGCCACCGGTCGCGTGCGTCGGCGAACCCCGGCTCACCGCCGGCTTCGCCGAGTTCGGCCGGCTCGACCTGCTCGCCCACGAGGAGGTGCACGGCCCGATCGGGCCGATGCAACCGGCCAGCCTGCTCCGGCTGGCCGAGGCTATCGACCTCAAGGGCAAGGGCGGCGCCGGTTTCCCCTTCGCCCGCAAGCTGCGTGCCGTGCTGGGGTCCTGCGAACGGCAGAGCCTCTCCGCCGTGGTGGTGGTCAACGCCACCGAGGGGGAGCCGGCGAGCTGGAAGGACAAGGTGCTGCTCACCCGGGCGCCGCACCTGATCCTCGACGGCGCGGCGCTGGCCGCGTACGCGCTGGACGCCGAGGAGATCGTGATCGGGGTGGCCGACGACGACGTGGGCCGGCCGTCGCTGACCGAGGCGCTGCAGGAGCGCCGGATGCCGGTGCCGACCAGCATCGTCACCGTGCCGCACCGGTTCATCTCCGGCGAGGGCGGCGCGCTGGTCAACGGCATCAACGGCCTGCCGCACATCCCGCCCGGGACCAAGAAGCGCTCCAGCGACTCCGGGGTCGGCGGGCTGCCCACCCTGCTCTCCAACGCCGAGACCTTCTCCCAGCTGGCGGTCGCCGCCCGGCTCGGCCCGTACGAGTACGCCGCACTCGGCACCGACGACGAACCGGGCACCGTGCTGCTCACCGTCACCGGGGCGGCCGCCCGACCGGCGGTGGTGGAGTGCGCCGCGGGCACCCCGCTGCGGGAGATCCTCGAGCTCTGCGAGGTGCCCGACGGGCCCGGGATCCTGATGGGCGGCTACCACGGCAAGTGGATCACTCCCGAGGCCGCGGACCGCGCGGAAATCTCCCGCAAGGGGCTGACCGCCGTCGGCGGCACCCTCGGCGCCGGCATCATCGTCCCGCTCGGCCGGGACACCTGCCCGCTCGGCGAGGCCGCCCAGGTGGTCCGCTACCTGGCCGGCGAGTCCGCCGGGCAGTGCGGGCCGTGCAAGATGGGCCTGCCCGACCTGGCCCGCGCCGTCGACCTCGCGGTCTCCGGCAGCGCCCCGGTCGAGATCGTCCGGGCCGCGGCCGGCGACGTGAAGGGGCGCGGCGCGTGCAGCCACCCGGACGGCACCGCACGGTTCGCCCTCTCCGCGCTGGAGGTCTTCGCCGAGGACCTGCGGCTGCACACCACCGGCGAGGGCTGCGGCAAGCGGGTCACGGGCGTGATGGGACTGCCCGGGGCGCCCGACGTGAACCCGCAGAAGCTCACCCTGGACTGGTCCCGGTGCGACGGGCACGGGCTCTGCGCGCACGTGGTGCCGGACTTCATCCGGCTCGACGCCAACGGTTACCCGGCCTTCCCGCCCACCCCGGTGCCGACCTGGCTGCGGGAGGGCGCGCTCAAGGCGGTCAAGGTCTGTCCCGAACTCGCGCTCAGGCTCGCCAGGGCCGAGTAG
- a CDS encoding TlpA family protein disulfide reductase, giving the protein MSRRTSAPTRAVRSGRLVTAAVLVAALLGAASCAVGPEPGAPVGAVAAASPAAAPVVPARVPETLKFTAKTLDGTRFSAAELAGKPVVLWFWAPWCATCASQAWTVAEIAPKYRDTVPIVGVAGLGEQQAMNEFVTEFDLAGTPQLDDRAGTLWRRFEVVEQSTFLIIDRNGRVVHQGFLDGESLSRRVAALAG; this is encoded by the coding sequence ATGTCGCGTCGTACGTCAGCGCCGACCCGGGCGGTCCGGTCCGGACGCCTGGTCACCGCGGCCGTGCTGGTCGCCGCGCTGCTGGGCGCGGCCTCCTGCGCGGTCGGCCCGGAGCCGGGGGCGCCGGTGGGCGCGGTCGCCGCCGCCTCGCCCGCCGCCGCGCCGGTGGTCCCGGCCCGGGTGCCGGAAACGCTGAAGTTCACCGCGAAGACCCTCGACGGTACGCGGTTCTCCGCCGCCGAGCTGGCCGGCAAGCCGGTGGTGCTCTGGTTCTGGGCGCCCTGGTGCGCCACCTGCGCCAGTCAGGCGTGGACGGTCGCCGAGATCGCGCCGAAGTACCGGGACACCGTGCCGATCGTCGGCGTCGCCGGCCTGGGCGAGCAGCAGGCGATGAACGAGTTCGTCACCGAGTTCGACCTGGCCGGCACCCCCCAGCTCGACGATCGGGCCGGCACGCTGTGGCGCCGGTTCGAGGTGGTCGAGCAGAGCACCTTCCTGATCATCGACCGGAACGGCCGGGTCGTCCACCAGGGCTTCCTCGACGGCGAGTCCCTCAGCCGGCGGGTCGCCGCGCTGGCCGGATGA
- a CDS encoding cytochrome c biogenesis CcdA family protein, with protein sequence MMTTPLLLALTAGMLGAVNPCGFAMLPAYLSLLVAGPPDRRGAVGRALTATAGLTLGYVVVFGAFGLALAPLADRLRPRLPWTTVTLGLLLAAVGCWLLAGQRLPTPRPFARAPRLSRSWASMALFGMAYALASLTCTIAPFLAIVVTSLQAGSTLRGLALFGAYAVGMGLVVAVAALGVALLRGQVVARLRGAGALVPRLSGLVLLVAGGYVAWYGWYEVRLALGRHDAFGDPVVVAAGRVQQALSAGLDAAGPAVLAVALVALLLVALPRRATAAARRGGPAVSLDPDRVPRRAQGGAEPGRDDERRASGGPDARRSGAVSGPA encoded by the coding sequence ATGATGACCACCCCGCTGCTGCTCGCGCTGACCGCCGGCATGCTCGGCGCGGTCAACCCGTGCGGCTTCGCGATGCTGCCCGCGTACCTGTCGCTGCTGGTCGCCGGCCCGCCGGACAGGCGCGGCGCGGTCGGCCGCGCGCTCACCGCGACCGCCGGGCTGACCCTCGGCTACGTCGTGGTGTTCGGCGCGTTCGGCCTCGCCCTGGCGCCGCTGGCGGACCGGCTGCGCCCCCGGCTGCCCTGGACCACCGTGACGCTCGGCCTGCTGCTGGCCGCCGTCGGCTGCTGGCTGCTCGCCGGCCAGCGGCTGCCCACCCCGCGCCCGTTCGCCCGGGCGCCCCGGCTGAGCCGTTCCTGGGCGTCCATGGCGCTCTTCGGCATGGCGTACGCGCTGGCCTCGTTGACGTGCACGATCGCCCCGTTCCTGGCCATTGTGGTGACCAGCCTCCAGGCCGGCTCGACGCTGCGCGGGCTGGCGCTCTTCGGGGCGTACGCGGTCGGGATGGGGCTGGTGGTCGCGGTGGCCGCGCTCGGCGTGGCGCTGCTGCGCGGCCAGGTGGTGGCCCGGCTGCGCGGCGCCGGCGCGCTCGTGCCCCGGCTGAGCGGCCTGGTGCTGCTCGTCGCCGGCGGCTACGTCGCCTGGTACGGCTGGTACGAGGTCCGGCTCGCGCTGGGCCGGCACGACGCCTTCGGCGACCCGGTCGTGGTGGCCGCGGGCCGGGTCCAGCAGGCCCTGTCCGCCGGGCTGGACGCGGCCGGCCCGGCGGTCCTCGCGGTGGCCCTGGTCGCGCTGCTGCTGGTGGCCCTGCCGCGGCGGGCGACGGCCGCGGCCCGGCGCGGCGGGCCCGCCGTCAGCCTGGACCCGGATCGGGTCCCGCGGCGCGCGCAGGGAGGTGCCGAGCCGGGCCGGGACGACGAACGGCGGGCGTCGGGAGGACCCGACGCCCGCCGTTCGGGTGCGGTCAGCGGACCGGCGTGA
- the serS gene encoding serine--tRNA ligase has product MLDMELIRKDREAVATALAKRLDPAEVNRALDEIQRLDQERRALISEIDAERQRRKAEARAYAQAKRAGTAPESVAPEAERKQLAELESQLDEVQSRLRTAMSELPNLPADDVVPGGKEANRVVKTFGEPPVIEKVRDHIELSRALGLVDHERGVKLGGSGFWMYTGMGARLEWALVNWLIEQNIQAGYEFLLPPHLLLDSAGFAAGQFPKFYDDVYHLDRESAPRGQFLLPTAETAILGAYQDEILETAKLPLKAFAYTPCYRREAAGSHSDERGTVRGHQFNKVEIFQFTLPEQADAALEAMVAHVEGLVEQLGLHYQTSLLAAGDASAAMKKTLDVEVWMPSTGKYKEVSSVSWGGDYQARRAAIRYREPGGKQTRFVHTLNGSALATSRLFPAILEHFQQPDGSVLVPEVLHDKLGADRLTPVR; this is encoded by the coding sequence ATGCTCGACATGGAGTTGATCCGGAAGGATCGCGAGGCGGTGGCGACCGCGCTGGCGAAGCGTCTGGATCCCGCCGAGGTCAACCGGGCGCTGGACGAGATCCAGCGGCTCGACCAGGAGCGCCGCGCCCTGATCAGCGAGATCGACGCCGAGCGGCAGCGCCGCAAGGCGGAGGCTCGGGCGTACGCGCAGGCGAAGCGGGCCGGCACCGCGCCGGAGTCCGTCGCGCCGGAGGCCGAGCGCAAGCAGCTCGCCGAGCTGGAGTCCCAGCTGGACGAGGTGCAGTCCCGGCTCCGCACCGCGATGAGCGAGCTGCCCAACCTGCCCGCCGACGACGTCGTGCCCGGCGGCAAGGAGGCCAACCGGGTGGTGAAGACCTTCGGCGAGCCGCCGGTCATCGAGAAGGTCCGCGACCACATCGAGCTGTCCCGCGCGCTCGGCCTGGTCGACCACGAGCGGGGCGTCAAGCTCGGCGGTTCGGGCTTCTGGATGTACACCGGCATGGGCGCCCGGCTGGAGTGGGCGCTGGTCAACTGGCTGATCGAGCAGAACATCCAGGCCGGGTACGAGTTCCTGCTCCCGCCGCACCTGCTGCTGGACAGCGCCGGCTTCGCCGCCGGCCAGTTCCCGAAGTTCTACGACGACGTCTACCACCTGGACCGGGAGTCCGCCCCGCGCGGGCAGTTCCTGCTGCCCACCGCGGAGACGGCGATCCTCGGGGCGTACCAGGACGAGATCCTGGAGACGGCGAAGCTGCCGCTGAAGGCGTTCGCCTATACCCCGTGCTACCGCCGCGAGGCCGCCGGCTCGCACTCCGACGAGCGGGGCACCGTACGCGGCCACCAGTTCAACAAGGTGGAGATCTTCCAGTTCACCCTGCCCGAGCAGGCGGACGCCGCCCTGGAGGCGATGGTCGCCCACGTGGAGGGCCTGGTCGAGCAGTTGGGGCTGCACTACCAGACCAGCCTGCTCGCGGCCGGCGACGCCAGCGCCGCGATGAAGAAGACCCTCGACGTCGAGGTCTGGATGCCGAGCACCGGCAAGTACAAGGAGGTGTCGTCGGTCTCCTGGGGCGGCGACTACCAGGCCCGCCGGGCGGCGATCCGCTACCGGGAGCCGGGCGGCAAGCAGACCCGGTTCGTGCACACGCTGAACGGCTCGGCGCTGGCCACCAGCCGGCTCTTCCCGGCCATCCTGGAGCACTTCCAGCAGCCCGACGGCTCGGTGCTGGTGCCGGAGGTGCTCCACGACAAGCTGGGCGCCGACCGGCTCACGCCGGTCCGCTGA
- a CDS encoding DNA polymerase III subunit beta family protein, producing the protein MRSIGELARASGLTVSALRFYDRSGVLVPAQVDPVTGYRWYTDDQVAPARLVAGLRRVGMPLAEIGAALRHRSEPAVVGRLLDAHLRRLEDGLADARRELSRVRALIDPEETPMTTRLVLHRADLAAAVDAVRFAVGADPELPALSAVLLEVEPDGVRLVATDRHRLAVARTGWKMDGPPVRVLVPVGFVDEARALLDTGAGITPDAHVTVDRETVEVSVAGRTVRTAPLPYDFPDYRRLLHGHVTGAPAHRVVVDVVALRAAMTAEGAPVLVKEHDGVRAEVTVLGLDERGGLRVVGPDEAPEADAVRVGVNREYLLDALDAGDRGQLLLELDGPIAPLAVRRPDDEHAFSVLMPVRL; encoded by the coding sequence CTGCGCAGCATCGGCGAGCTGGCCCGGGCCAGCGGGCTGACCGTGAGCGCGCTGCGGTTCTACGACCGTTCCGGCGTGCTGGTGCCCGCGCAGGTCGACCCGGTGACCGGCTACCGCTGGTACACCGACGACCAGGTGGCGCCGGCTCGGCTGGTGGCCGGGCTGCGCCGGGTCGGCATGCCGCTGGCCGAGATCGGCGCCGCGCTGCGGCACCGGTCCGAGCCGGCGGTGGTCGGCCGGCTGCTGGACGCGCACCTGCGCCGGCTGGAGGACGGCCTCGCCGACGCCCGCCGTGAGCTCTCCCGGGTCCGTGCCCTGATCGACCCCGAGGAGACCCCGATGACCACCCGTCTCGTGCTGCACCGTGCCGACCTCGCCGCCGCCGTCGACGCGGTCCGCTTCGCCGTCGGCGCCGATCCGGAACTGCCGGCGCTGTCCGCGGTGCTGCTGGAGGTCGAGCCGGACGGCGTACGGCTGGTCGCCACCGACCGGCACCGGCTGGCGGTGGCCCGGACCGGGTGGAAGATGGACGGCCCGCCGGTGCGGGTGCTCGTCCCGGTCGGCTTCGTCGACGAGGCGCGCGCCCTGCTGGACACCGGCGCCGGGATCACCCCGGACGCGCACGTCACCGTCGACCGGGAGACCGTCGAGGTCTCCGTCGCCGGCCGCACGGTGCGCACCGCTCCCCTGCCGTACGACTTCCCGGACTACCGCCGGCTGCTGCACGGCCATGTCACCGGCGCGCCGGCGCACCGGGTGGTGGTGGACGTGGTGGCGTTGCGCGCCGCGATGACCGCCGAGGGCGCGCCGGTGCTGGTGAAGGAGCACGACGGGGTACGCGCCGAGGTGACCGTGCTGGGGTTGGACGAGCGGGGCGGGCTGCGGGTGGTCGGGCCGGACGAGGCGCCGGAGGCGGACGCCGTCCGGGTCGGGGTGAATCGGGAGTACCTGCTCGACGCCCTCGACGCCGGTGACCGGGGGCAGCTCCTGCTGGAGCTGGACGGGCCGATCGCCCCGCTGGCCGTGCGCCGCCCGGACGACGAGCACGCCTTCTCCGTCCTCATGCCCGTCCGGCTCTGA
- a CDS encoding saccharopine dehydrogenase family protein: protein MRDDRPHDLVLFGATGFTGALTAEYLARHAPTGLRWALAGRNPGKLAAVRDRLAAIDPALSGLPLLTADVTDPESLRAVAASARVVASTVGPYIHHGEPLVAACAAAGTDYLDITGEPEFVDLMYVRHHAEAVRTGARLVHACGFDSIPHDLGAWYTVKQLPSDGPITVDGFVRAGGRFSAGTYHSALTAFSRTGEMSRAAKARKAVEPRPEGRRVRAVPGKVGRSKELGRWVVPLPTIDPQVVRRSAAARPEYGPDFRYRHFAAVKRLPTILVAGVGMAGLVGLVKLPPTRRWLLGRLASGQGPTAEQRAKSWFTVRFLGFGGGRKVLTEVAGGDPGYDETAKMLAESALCLACDDLPPTSGQVTPVTAMGDALLERLVKAGMTFRVVDAGPTA from the coding sequence ATGCGCGACGACCGCCCGCACGACCTCGTCCTGTTCGGCGCGACCGGCTTCACCGGCGCGCTGACCGCCGAGTACCTGGCCCGGCACGCCCCCACCGGACTGCGCTGGGCCCTCGCCGGCCGCAACCCGGGCAAGCTGGCCGCGGTGCGGGACCGGCTCGCCGCGATCGACCCGGCGCTGTCCGGTCTGCCGCTGCTGACCGCCGACGTGACCGACCCGGAGTCGCTGCGCGCGGTCGCCGCGAGCGCCCGGGTGGTGGCCAGCACCGTCGGCCCGTACATCCACCACGGGGAGCCGCTGGTCGCGGCCTGCGCCGCCGCCGGCACCGACTACCTGGACATCACCGGCGAGCCGGAGTTCGTCGACCTGATGTACGTGCGGCACCACGCCGAGGCGGTCCGCACCGGCGCGCGGCTGGTGCACGCCTGCGGCTTCGACTCGATCCCGCACGACCTCGGCGCCTGGTACACCGTCAAGCAGCTCCCGTCGGACGGGCCGATCACCGTGGACGGCTTCGTCCGGGCCGGCGGCCGGTTCTCCGCCGGCACGTACCACTCGGCGCTGACCGCGTTCTCCCGGACCGGGGAGATGAGCCGGGCCGCGAAGGCGCGCAAGGCGGTCGAGCCGCGCCCGGAGGGCCGCCGGGTCCGCGCGGTGCCCGGGAAGGTGGGCCGGTCCAAGGAGCTGGGCAGGTGGGTGGTGCCGCTGCCGACCATCGACCCGCAGGTGGTCCGCCGGTCGGCGGCGGCCCGCCCGGAGTACGGCCCGGACTTCCGCTACCGGCACTTCGCCGCGGTGAAGCGGCTGCCGACGATCCTGGTCGCCGGCGTCGGGATGGCCGGCCTGGTCGGGCTGGTGAAGCTGCCGCCGACCCGGCGCTGGCTGCTCGGCCGGCTCGCCTCCGGCCAGGGGCCGACCGCCGAGCAGCGGGCGAAGTCCTGGTTCACGGTGCGCTTCCTCGGCTTCGGCGGCGGCCGGAAGGTGCTCACCGAGGTGGCCGGCGGCGACCCCGGGTACGACGAGACCGCGAAGATGCTCGCCGAGTCCGCGCTCTGCCTGGCGTGCGACGACCTGCCGCCGACCTCCGGGCAGGTGACCCCGGTCACCGCGATGGGCGACGCCCTGCTGGAGCGCCTGGTCAAGGCGGGGATGACGTTCCGCGTGGTCGACGCGGGCCCGACGGCTTGA